One genomic segment of Mus pahari chromosome 4, PAHARI_EIJ_v1.1, whole genome shotgun sequence includes these proteins:
- the Rap2b gene encoding ras-related protein Rap-2b produces MREYKVVVLGSGGVGKSALTVQFVTGSFIEKYDPTIEDFYRKEIEVDSSPSVLEILDTAGTEQFASMRDLYIKNGQGFILVYSLVNQQSFQDIKPMRDQIIRVKRYERVPMILVGNKVDLEGEREVSYGEGKALAEEWSCPFMETSAKNKASVDELFAEIVRQMNYAAQPNGDEGCCSACVIL; encoded by the coding sequence ATGAGAGAGTACAAAGTGGTGGTACTGGGCTCGGGCGGCGTGGGCAAGTCCGCGCTCACCGTGCAGTTCGTAACAGGTTCCTTCATCGAGAAGTACGACCCGACCATCGAGGACTTTTACCGCAAGGAGATCGAGGTGGACTCGTCGCCGTCGGTGCTGGAGATCCTGGACACAGCGGGCACCGAGCAGTTCGCCTCTATGAGGGACCTGTACATCAAGAATGGCCAGGGCTTCATTCTCGTCTACAGCCTGGTCAACCAGCAGAGCTTCCAGGACATCAAGCCCATGCGGGACCAGATCATCCGCGTGAAGCGGTACGAGCGCGTACCCATGATCCTGGTAGGCAACAAGGTGGACTTGGAGGGCGAACGTGAGGTCTCCTATGGCGAGGGTAAGGCCCTGGCCGAGGAGTGGAGCTGCCCCTTCATGGAGACATCGGCCAAAAACAAAGCCTCAGTGGATGAGCTATTCGCAGAGATCGTGAGGCAGATGAACTACGCGGCACAGCCCAACGGCGACGAGGGCTGCTGCTCGGCCTGCGTGATCCTGTGA